From the unidentified bacterial endosymbiont genome, one window contains:
- the fghA gene encoding S-formylglutathione hydrolase, translating into MELLEEHHCFEGRQQRWRHDSTVLNCAMTFSIFLPPTKEGVKPPVLFWLSGLTCNDENFTTKAGAQRVAAELGVALVMPDTSPRGESVADDAGYDLGKGAGFYLNATEEPWASHYRMYDYIRDELPALIQARLAVNDRCAISGHSMGGHGALIMALKNPGKYTSVSAFAPIVNPTEVPWGQKAFANYLGDDTHTWQEWDSCALMQASRVEDAIPTLIDQGDADQFLAGQLQPAVFAEAARQKGWPLTLRIKPGYDHSYYFMASFIEDHLRFHAQYLFS; encoded by the coding sequence ATGGAACTGCTCGAAGAGCATCACTGTTTTGAAGGTCGACAGCAGCGCTGGCGGCATGACTCCACTGTGCTGAACTGTGCCATGACGTTCAGCATTTTTCTGCCTCCGACTAAAGAGGGTGTAAAGCCCCCGGTGCTGTTCTGGCTGTCAGGATTAACCTGCAACGACGAGAACTTCACCACCAAAGCGGGCGCGCAGCGCGTGGCTGCGGAGCTGGGGGTAGCGCTGGTAATGCCTGATACCAGCCCGCGTGGTGAGAGTGTCGCGGACGATGCCGGGTACGATTTAGGGAAAGGCGCAGGGTTCTATCTCAACGCCACCGAGGAGCCCTGGGCCAGCCATTATCGTATGTATGATTACATTCGGGACGAGCTTCCCGCCCTGATTCAGGCCAGATTAGCGGTGAACGATCGCTGTGCCATTAGCGGGCACTCAATGGGTGGACACGGGGCGTTGATCATGGCACTGAAAAACCCCGGAAAATACACCAGCGTGTCCGCGTTTGCGCCGATTGTGAACCCAACGGAGGTTCCGTGGGGGCAAAAAGCGTTTGCGAATTATCTGGGGGATGATACGCACACATGGCAGGAGTGGGACAGCTGTGCGCTGATGCAGGCAAGCCGGGTGGAAGATGCAATCCCAACGCTTATCGATCAGGGCGATGCGGATCAGTTTCTGGCCGGGCAGTTACAGCCTGCGGTATTTGCAGAAGCCGCTCGCCAGAAAGGCTGGCCGCTGACCCTGCGTATTAAGCCGGGGTATGATCACAGCTATTACTTTATGGCCTCGTTTATTGAGGATCATCTCCGCTTCCACGCCCAATATTTGTTCAGTTAA
- the fruA gene encoding PTS fructose transporter subunit IIBC, translated as MKTLLIIDSGLGQARAYMAKTLLGAAANKAHLEIIDNPGDAELAIVLGDKIPADGALNGKKVWLGDINRAVAHPELFLSEAKSHASVFTVAASGPKRVVAITACPTGVAHTFMAAEAIETEAKKRGWWVKVETRGSVGAGNAITPEEVAEADLVIVAADIEVDLAKFAGKPMYRTSTGLALKKTAQEFDKALAEAKPYQATGAAKSANEGKKESAGAYRHLLTGVSYMLPMVVAGGLCIALSFAFGIEAFKEEGTLAAALMQIGGGSAFALMVPVLAGFIAFSIADRPGLTPGLIGGMLAVSTGSGFIGGIIAGFLAGYVAKLISSKLKLPQSMEALKPILIIPLLSSLVVGLAMIYLIGKPVAGILEGLTHWLQTMGTANAVLLGAILGGMMCTDMGGPVNKAAYAFGVGLLSTQTYAPMAAIMAAGMVPPLALGMATLIARRKFDKAQQEGGKAALVLGLCFITEGAIPFAARDPMRVLPCCIVGGAVTGAISMAVGAKLMAPHGGLFVLLIPGAITPVLGYLLAIIAGTLVAGLSYAVLKRPEAEVMAKTA; from the coding sequence ATGAAAACGCTGCTGATTATTGATTCCGGTCTCGGACAGGCTCGCGCCTATATGGCGAAGACCTTGCTGGGAGCGGCGGCGAACAAAGCGCATCTGGAGATTATCGATAATCCAGGTGACGCCGAACTGGCGATTGTTCTGGGCGATAAAATCCCGGCTGACGGCGCGCTGAACGGTAAAAAAGTGTGGCTGGGCGATATCAATCGCGCGGTGGCACATCCTGAACTGTTCCTGAGCGAAGCGAAAAGCCACGCCTCTGTGTTCACGGTTGCCGCGTCTGGTCCAAAGCGCGTTGTGGCGATAACGGCGTGCCCGACCGGCGTCGCGCATACCTTCATGGCGGCTGAAGCGATTGAAACTGAAGCCAAAAAGCGCGGCTGGTGGGTAAAAGTTGAAACGCGCGGCTCTGTCGGGGCGGGCAATGCCATCACGCCAGAAGAGGTGGCCGAAGCCGATCTGGTGATCGTGGCGGCCGACATTGAAGTGGACCTGGCAAAATTTGCCGGCAAACCGATGTACCGTACCTCTACCGGCCTGGCGCTGAAAAAGACCGCTCAGGAGTTTGATAAAGCGCTGGCGGAAGCTAAGCCCTATCAGGCGACGGGGGCAGCCAAAAGCGCTAATGAAGGGAAGAAAGAGTCTGCGGGAGCCTATCGCCATCTGCTGACCGGTGTTTCTTATATGCTGCCGATGGTGGTGGCGGGCGGTTTATGTATCGCGCTCTCCTTCGCATTTGGCATTGAAGCGTTTAAAGAAGAGGGCACGCTGGCGGCTGCGTTAATGCAGATTGGCGGTGGCTCAGCGTTCGCGCTGATGGTGCCTGTACTGGCTGGGTTTATCGCCTTCTCCATTGCTGACCGTCCGGGCCTGACGCCTGGGCTTATCGGCGGTATGCTGGCTGTGAGCACCGGTTCAGGCTTTATCGGCGGTATCATTGCCGGCTTCCTGGCCGGTTACGTTGCGAAGCTTATCAGCTCGAAGCTGAAGCTGCCGCAAAGTATGGAAGCGCTGAAGCCGATTCTGATCATCCCGCTGCTTTCCAGCCTGGTGGTTGGTCTGGCGATGATTTACCTGATTGGTAAGCCGGTTGCCGGTATCCTGGAAGGGCTTACCCACTGGCTGCAAACCATGGGAACGGCGAACGCGGTTCTGCTGGGTGCTATCCTCGGCGGCATGATGTGTACCGACATGGGCGGCCCGGTGAACAAAGCGGCGTACGCTTTCGGGGTCGGTCTGCTCAGTACACAAACCTATGCGCCGATGGCGGCGATTATGGCGGCAGGCATGGTGCCACCGCTGGCGCTGGGAATGGCGACCCTTATTGCGCGTCGTAAATTCGATAAAGCGCAGCAGGAAGGCGGTAAAGCGGCACTGGTGCTGGGCTTGTGCTTCATCACCGAAGGCGCAATTCCCTTCGCCGCGCGTGACCCAATGCGTGTACTGCCTTGCTGTATCGTCGGCGGCGCGGTAACCGGCGCTATCTCCATGGCTGTGGGGGCGAAACTGATGGCACCGCACGGTGGCCTGTTCGTCCTGCTGATCCCAGGCGCCATTACGCCAGTGCTGGGATACCTGCTGGCGATTATCGCCGGTACGCTGGTTGCGGGTCTGTCTTACGCAGTGCTCAAGCGCCCTGAGGCAGAAGTGATGGCGAAAACAGCCTAA
- the yieE gene encoding DNA-binding transcriptional regulator YeiE yields the protein MHITLRQLEVFAEVLKSGSTTQASQMLALSQSAVSAALTDLEGQLGVQLFDRVGKRLVVNEHGRLLYPRALALLEQAIEIQHLFREGNGALRVYASSTIGNYILPEVIARYRRDFPTLPLEMSVGNSQDVINAVIDFRVDIGLIEGPCHNVDIIAEPWLEDELVVFASPASSLLHGEVTLERLAQAQWILREQGSGTREIVDYLLLSHLPQFRLGMELGNSEAIKHAVRHGLGISCLSRRVIAEQLEAGSLVEIPIPLPKLVRTLWCIHHRQKHLSSSLQRFLRYCEM from the coding sequence ATGCACATTACATTGCGTCAGCTGGAGGTTTTTGCCGAAGTGCTGAAAAGCGGGTCAACGACTCAGGCATCACAGATGCTGGCTCTCTCCCAGTCGGCGGTGAGCGCCGCGTTGACCGATCTCGAAGGACAATTGGGCGTGCAGCTTTTCGACAGGGTAGGGAAGCGGCTGGTGGTCAACGAACATGGTCGGCTGCTTTACCCCCGTGCGCTGGCATTGCTGGAGCAGGCCATTGAAATTCAACATCTTTTTCGCGAAGGCAACGGCGCTCTCCGCGTGTATGCCAGCAGTACCATCGGCAACTATATTCTGCCGGAAGTGATTGCCCGCTATCGCCGGGATTTCCCGACATTGCCGCTGGAGATGAGCGTCGGCAATAGCCAGGACGTGATCAATGCGGTGATCGATTTCCGCGTGGATATCGGTCTTATAGAAGGGCCATGCCATAACGTGGATATCATTGCTGAACCCTGGCTGGAAGATGAACTGGTGGTATTTGCCTCGCCGGCTTCGTCTTTATTGCACGGCGAGGTGACGCTGGAGCGTCTGGCGCAGGCCCAGTGGATCCTGCGTGAACAAGGTTCCGGCACGCGCGAAATCGTCGATTATCTCCTGCTTTCACACCTGCCGCAGTTCCGGTTGGGTATGGAACTGGGCAATTCTGAAGCCATCAAACATGCGGTGCGCCATGGGCTTGGGATCAGCTGTCTCTCCCGACGGGTGATTGCGGAACAGCTCGAGGCCGGCTCGCTGGTTGAAATTCCCATTCCGCTGCCAAAACTGGTGCGAACCCTGTGGTGCATTCATCATCGGCAGAAACACCTTTCCAGCTCCCTGCAGCGTTTTTTGCGTTATTGCGAAATGTAG
- the fruK gene encoding 1-phosphofructokinase, whose protein sequence is MSRRVATITLNPAYDLVGFCPEIERGEVNLVRTTGLHAAGKGINVAKVLKDLGIDVTVGGFLGKDNQDGFQQLFSELGIANRFQVVQGRTRINVKLTEKDGEVTDLNFSGFDVTPSDWERFVNDSLSWLGQFDMVCVSGSLPSGVSPEAFTDWMTRLRSQCPCIIFDSSRDALVAGLKASPWLVKPNRRELEIWAARKLPELTDVIEAAHALREQGIAHVVISLGAEGALWVNASGEWIAKPPSVDVVSTVGAGDSMVGGLIYGLLMRESSEHTLRLATAVAALAVSQSNVGITDRTQLAAMMARVDLKPFN, encoded by the coding sequence ATGAGCAGACGTGTTGCTACTATTACCCTCAACCCGGCCTATGACCTGGTAGGGTTCTGCCCGGAAATTGAGCGCGGCGAAGTTAACCTCGTGCGTACCACTGGCCTGCATGCTGCGGGCAAAGGGATCAACGTCGCAAAAGTGCTCAAAGATCTCGGTATCGACGTCACCGTCGGCGGATTCCTTGGCAAAGATAACCAGGACGGTTTCCAGCAGTTGTTCAGCGAACTGGGCATTGCTAACCGTTTCCAGGTTGTGCAGGGGCGTACCCGTATTAACGTGAAACTGACGGAGAAAGACGGTGAAGTTACCGATCTGAACTTCTCCGGTTTTGACGTCACGCCTTCAGACTGGGAGCGTTTTGTTAATGATTCCCTGAGCTGGCTTGGCCAGTTCGATATGGTATGCGTCAGCGGCAGCCTGCCCTCTGGCGTCAGCCCGGAAGCGTTCACCGACTGGATGACCCGTCTGCGCAGCCAGTGTCCGTGCATAATCTTTGACAGTAGCCGCGATGCGCTGGTTGCCGGTCTGAAGGCGTCACCCTGGCTGGTTAAACCGAATCGCCGGGAACTTGAGATCTGGGCTGCCCGAAAGCTGCCAGAATTAACCGATGTGATTGAAGCTGCGCATGCGCTGCGCGAGCAAGGTATCGCTCACGTGGTGATTTCTCTTGGTGCAGAGGGAGCGTTGTGGGTTAACGCGTCTGGCGAATGGATCGCCAAACCGCCGTCGGTTGACGTGGTCAGTACTGTGGGCGCCGGGGATTCAATGGTTGGCGGCCTGATTTACGGCCTGCTGATGCGTGAGTCCAGTGAACATACTTTACGTCTTGCCACCGCCGTTGCTGCCCTGGCCGTAAGCCAGAGCAATGTCGGGATTACCGATCGTACCCAGTTAGCCGCAATGATGGCGCGCGTTGACTTAAAACCTTTTAACTAA
- the nfo gene encoding deoxyribonuclease IV has translation MKYIGAHVSAAGGLANAAIRAAEIEATAFALFTKNQRQWHAAPLTPKVIDDFNAACEKYRYGPGQILPHDSYLINLGHPVQDALEKSREAFLDEVQRCEQLGLTLLNFHPGSHLMQIDEDACLARIAESINITLDKTRGVTAVIENTAGQGSNLGFTFEHLAAIIDGVEDKTRVGVCIDTCHAFAAGYDLRTTEATKNTFDEFERIVGFNYLRGMHLNDAKSAYASRVDRHHSLGEGNIGHDAFRFIMQDARFDGIPMVLETINPDIWAQEIAWLKAQQTADAVA, from the coding sequence ATGAAATACATTGGAGCGCACGTCAGCGCTGCAGGCGGCCTTGCTAATGCCGCCATTCGCGCCGCCGAAATCGAGGCGACCGCCTTCGCCCTGTTCACCAAGAACCAACGCCAGTGGCATGCTGCACCGCTCACCCCGAAAGTGATTGATGATTTTAACGCCGCCTGCGAGAAATACCGCTACGGGCCAGGGCAAATCCTTCCCCACGACAGCTACCTGATTAACCTCGGCCATCCGGTTCAGGACGCGCTGGAAAAATCTCGTGAGGCGTTTCTCGATGAAGTGCAGCGCTGCGAGCAGCTCGGGCTGACGCTGCTTAACTTCCACCCGGGTAGCCACCTGATGCAAATTGACGAAGACGCTTGTCTGGCGCGTATTGCTGAGTCTATCAACATCACGCTGGATAAAACCCGGGGCGTTACGGCGGTTATTGAGAATACCGCCGGGCAGGGCAGCAACCTTGGCTTTACGTTCGAACATCTGGCGGCGATTATCGACGGCGTGGAAGACAAAACCCGCGTGGGCGTATGTATTGATACCTGCCATGCCTTTGCTGCCGGGTATGACCTGCGCACAACCGAGGCCACGAAAAACACCTTTGATGAATTCGAGCGTATTGTCGGCTTTAACTATCTGCGCGGGATGCACTTAAACGATGCGAAAAGCGCGTATGCCAGCCGCGTTGACCGTCACCACAGCCTGGGTGAAGGCAACATTGGTCACGATGCTTTCCGCTTTATTATGCAGGACGCGCGTTTCGACGGCATTCCGATGGTGCTTGAAACCATCAATCCGGATATCTGGGCGCAAGAAATTGCCTGGCTGAAAGCACAGCAAACCGCAGACGCGGTGGCATAA
- a CDS encoding ligand-gated channel protein, whose protein sequence is MTIPHVKVLAAAIGVATLPPCVHAADRDTVVVTATGFEQKIQNAPASISVISKQQLEDKAYRDVTDALRDVPGVVVTGGGSSSDISIRGMASQYTLFLVNGKRVRTRSTRPNSDNSGIEQGWLPPLESIERIEVIRGPMSSLYGSDAMGGVINVITKKVSNTKAWTGSLHGDATFQENNDSGDIFQTNAWASGPLIEGLLGAKVTGLLSRRAEDKIENGFNEQKMRNGSITLNFTPDEMNDFDLDFARELQDRNSTPGMSKAAETCRGTICTPNTKSETRYEHTTYSLTHSGYYNDFNTTSYIQQEETNNPGREMRAYNTTFNNQNQVFLGDHTLTLGGQYRYEKLRDNGNQLEAADGLNKLTRWSWALFAEDEWSMTDSFTLTGGLRMDKDQNYGTNWTPRGYGVWHLADQWTLKGGVSAGYRAPDLRQSSASWGQVTGGGRLDGIIVGNPDLKPEKSLSEEIALLWDNSDNLNAGVTLFNTDFKDKITEVRRCNSSSDPACTIGNHTYDFVSDRVNVDKANMRGVESTFGWKITQDVNWTANYTYTESEQKSGQFSGKPLNKMPKHMFNTTLDWQATPDVGFWSRLNLRGKTSEYLSRTSMSQGTPSYTQVDVGLRYNANKNLLVTAGVYNVLDKQIDYDTYDTVLDGRRYTVGMTYSF, encoded by the coding sequence ATGACTATACCTCACGTTAAGGTGCTGGCCGCCGCCATTGGCGTCGCCACACTGCCGCCATGCGTTCACGCAGCCGATCGGGATACCGTTGTGGTTACCGCGACGGGTTTTGAACAAAAAATCCAGAACGCGCCCGCCTCCATCTCCGTCATCTCTAAACAGCAGCTTGAAGACAAAGCGTATCGCGACGTCACCGATGCGCTTAGGGACGTGCCGGGGGTCGTCGTTACCGGCGGCGGAAGCAGCAGCGATATCAGCATTCGTGGCATGGCTTCTCAATACACGCTGTTCCTGGTCAACGGCAAACGCGTCAGAACGCGCAGTACACGCCCGAACAGCGATAACTCGGGGATTGAACAAGGCTGGCTGCCGCCGCTGGAGTCCATCGAGCGAATTGAAGTGATCCGCGGGCCAATGTCGTCACTGTATGGTTCAGACGCCATGGGTGGCGTTATCAACGTCATTACCAAAAAAGTGTCGAACACCAAAGCCTGGACCGGTTCTTTGCATGGCGATGCCACGTTCCAGGAAAATAATGATTCCGGGGATATCTTTCAGACCAACGCCTGGGCTTCTGGCCCGTTGATTGAGGGCCTGCTGGGGGCAAAAGTGACGGGACTGCTGTCACGGCGCGCGGAAGATAAAATTGAAAACGGTTTTAACGAGCAGAAAATGCGTAACGGGAGTATTACGCTGAACTTCACCCCGGACGAGATGAACGATTTCGACCTCGATTTCGCCCGTGAGCTGCAGGACAGAAACAGCACGCCGGGCATGTCGAAAGCCGCCGAAACCTGCCGCGGTACAATCTGTACGCCAAACACCAAAAGCGAAACGCGCTACGAGCATACCACCTACTCGTTAACCCACAGCGGCTATTACAACGATTTTAATACCACCAGCTATATCCAGCAGGAAGAGACCAACAACCCGGGTCGCGAAATGCGCGCGTATAACACCACCTTCAACAACCAGAACCAGGTCTTCCTCGGGGATCACACTCTGACCCTCGGCGGGCAGTATCGCTACGAAAAACTGCGCGATAACGGTAATCAGCTTGAAGCAGCGGATGGCCTGAACAAGCTGACGCGCTGGAGTTGGGCGCTGTTTGCTGAAGATGAATGGTCGATGACCGACAGCTTTACTCTGACCGGCGGCCTGCGGATGGATAAAGACCAAAACTACGGCACCAACTGGACGCCGCGTGGCTATGGCGTGTGGCACCTTGCTGACCAGTGGACGCTGAAAGGCGGCGTTTCTGCAGGTTATCGTGCGCCGGACCTGCGCCAGTCTTCTGCAAGCTGGGGGCAGGTGACCGGCGGCGGTCGTCTTGACGGCATCATCGTCGGTAACCCGGACCTGAAGCCAGAGAAGAGCCTGAGCGAAGAGATCGCCCTGCTCTGGGATAACAGCGATAACCTCAACGCCGGGGTTACGCTTTTTAACACCGACTTTAAGGATAAAATCACAGAAGTACGCCGCTGCAACAGCAGTTCGGATCCCGCCTGTACCATTGGCAATCATACCTATGATTTTGTGAGCGACCGCGTCAACGTGGACAAAGCCAACATGCGCGGTGTGGAATCGACCTTTGGCTGGAAAATCACCCAGGATGTAAACTGGACGGCTAACTATACCTATACCGAATCTGAACAGAAGAGTGGTCAGTTCTCCGGAAAACCGCTGAACAAAATGCCGAAACATATGTTCAACACCACGCTGGACTGGCAAGCCACGCCGGATGTCGGCTTCTGGAGCCGTCTCAACCTGCGCGGCAAAACGTCTGAGTATCTGAGCCGGACGTCAATGTCCCAGGGCACGCCATCTTATACGCAGGTTGATGTGGGTCTGCGCTATAACGCGAACAAAAACCTGCTGGTTACCGCCGGGGTTTACAACGTGCTTGATAAGCAGATTGACTACGATACCTATGACACCGTCCTTGACGGACGTCGTTACACCGTCGGTATGACCTATAGCTTCTGA
- a CDS encoding amino acid permease, which translates to MVSETKTTEAPALRRELKARHLTMIAIGGSIGTGLFVASGATISAAGPGGALFSYILIGMMVYFLMTSLGELAAYMPVSGSFSTYGQKYVEEGFGFALGWNYWYNWAVTIAVDLVAAQLVMNWWFPDTPGWIWSALFLAVIFLLNYISVRGFGEAEYWFSLIKVATVIIFIVVGVAMIVGIFKGAQPAGWSNWSIGDAPFAGGFSAMIGVAMIVGFSFQGTELIGIAAGESENPEKNIPRAVRQVFWRILLFYVFAILIISLIIPYTDPSLLRNDVKDISVSPFTLVFQHAGLLSAAAVMNAVILTAVLSAGNSGMYASTRMLYTLACDGKAPRIFAKLSRGGVPRNALYATTVIAGLCFLTSMFGNQTVYLWLLNTSGMTGFIAWLGIAISHYRFRRGYVKQGHDLNNLPYRSGFFPLGPIFAFILCLIITLGQNYEAFLADTIDWGAVTATYIGIPLFLIIWFGYKLTKGTQFVRYSEMDFPERFKQ; encoded by the coding sequence ATGGTTTCAGAAACTAAAACCACAGAAGCGCCCGCGCTACGTCGCGAACTCAAGGCGCGTCACCTGACGATGATCGCCATTGGCGGTTCAATCGGTACAGGTCTTTTCGTTGCCTCCGGCGCAACGATTTCGGCGGCAGGCCCGGGCGGGGCACTCTTCTCTTATATTCTGATTGGCATGATGGTCTACTTCCTGATGACCAGTCTGGGCGAACTGGCTGCCTACATGCCAGTATCTGGCTCGTTTTCAACTTACGGTCAAAAATACGTAGAAGAGGGCTTTGGCTTCGCGCTGGGCTGGAACTACTGGTACAACTGGGCGGTCACCATCGCCGTTGACCTGGTTGCCGCACAGTTGGTGATGAACTGGTGGTTCCCGGATACCCCAGGCTGGATCTGGAGCGCACTGTTCCTCGCCGTCATTTTCCTGCTGAACTACATCTCCGTGCGTGGGTTTGGTGAAGCAGAATATTGGTTCTCTTTGATCAAAGTGGCTACCGTCATCATCTTTATCGTGGTCGGTGTGGCGATGATCGTGGGTATTTTCAAAGGCGCTCAACCGGCGGGATGGAGCAACTGGTCAATAGGCGACGCGCCCTTTGCCGGTGGTTTTTCCGCCATGATCGGCGTGGCGATGATCGTGGGTTTCTCCTTCCAGGGCACCGAGCTTATCGGTATTGCCGCCGGTGAGTCTGAAAACCCGGAGAAGAACATTCCGCGCGCGGTGCGCCAGGTGTTCTGGCGTATCCTGCTGTTTTATGTCTTCGCCATCCTGATAATCAGCCTGATCATTCCTTACACCGATCCAAGCCTGCTGCGTAACGACGTCAAAGACATCAGCGTTAGCCCGTTCACGCTGGTCTTCCAGCATGCCGGTCTGCTCTCTGCGGCGGCGGTGATGAATGCCGTTATTCTGACAGCCGTGCTCTCTGCGGGTAACTCCGGGATGTACGCTTCGACCCGTATGCTTTACACCCTGGCCTGCGACGGTAAAGCGCCGCGTATCTTCGCGAAGCTTTCTCGTGGCGGTGTACCGCGTAACGCACTCTATGCCACCACCGTTATTGCAGGCCTGTGCTTCCTGACCTCCATGTTCGGTAATCAAACGGTTTACCTGTGGTTGCTTAACACCTCGGGGATGACGGGCTTTATCGCCTGGCTGGGAATTGCGATTAGCCATTACCGTTTCCGTCGCGGATACGTGAAGCAGGGCCATGACCTGAATAACCTGCCGTATCGTTCCGGATTCTTCCCGCTGGGGCCAATTTTCGCCTTTATTCTGTGCCTGATCATTACGCTGGGTCAGAACTATGAAGCTTTCCTGGCGGACACCATTGACTGGGGCGCAGTCACGGCCACCTACATTGGTATTCCGCTGTTCCTGATAATCTGGTTTGGCTACAAACTGACGAAAGGAACGCAATTCGTTCGCTACAGTGAAATGGATTTCCCGGAACGATTTAAACAATAA
- a CDS encoding YeiH family protein — protein MTELTLQNHRTVRHFVPGLALSAAVTGIALWGGSVPAVAGAGFSALTLAILLGMVVGNTLYPHIWKACDGGVIFAKQHLLRLGIILYGFRLTFSQIADIGVSGIAIDILTLTSTFLLACFIGQNVFGLDKQTSWLIGAGSSICGAAAVLATEPVIKAEASKVTVAVATVVIFGTLAIFLYPAMYPLVAHWFSPENYGIYIGSTMHEVAQVVAAGHAINPEAENAAVIAKMLRVMMLAPFLIILAARVKQLAPAGGNEKSKITIPWFAILFIVVAIFNSFHLLPKAVVDMLVTLDTVLLAMAMAALGVTTHVSALKKAGAKPLLMALMLFIWLIIGGGAINLAVHSLMA, from the coding sequence ATGACAGAACTCACCTTACAAAATCATCGTACAGTCAGGCATTTTGTGCCGGGGCTTGCACTTAGCGCCGCAGTGACCGGCATAGCATTATGGGGGGGCAGCGTTCCGGCGGTCGCGGGCGCCGGTTTTAGCGCCTTAACGCTGGCTATTTTGCTCGGCATGGTCGTCGGGAATACCCTTTACCCGCATATCTGGAAAGCCTGCGACGGCGGCGTGATCTTTGCTAAACAACATCTGCTGCGCCTGGGGATTATTCTTTACGGCTTTCGCCTCACCTTCTCGCAGATTGCCGATATCGGCGTAAGCGGGATAGCTATCGACATCCTGACCCTGACCAGCACCTTTCTACTGGCCTGTTTTATTGGTCAAAACGTGTTTGGCCTGGACAAACAGACCAGTTGGCTAATCGGGGCCGGGAGCAGTATCTGCGGTGCCGCCGCGGTGCTGGCAACGGAACCCGTGATCAAAGCCGAAGCCAGTAAAGTGACGGTGGCGGTGGCGACCGTGGTGATTTTCGGCACGCTGGCGATATTCCTCTACCCGGCGATGTATCCACTGGTGGCCCACTGGTTTAGTCCGGAGAATTACGGTATTTACATCGGCTCGACTATGCATGAAGTGGCGCAGGTGGTGGCGGCGGGCCACGCCATTAACCCGGAAGCGGAAAATGCGGCGGTGATTGCCAAAATGCTGCGCGTCATGATGCTGGCCCCGTTCCTGATTATCCTGGCCGCGCGTGTCAAACAGCTGGCTCCTGCTGGCGGCAATGAGAAGAGCAAAATCACCATTCCGTGGTTTGCGATCCTGTTTATCGTGGTGGCGATTTTCAACTCCTTCCACCTGCTGCCGAAAGCCGTCGTGGACATGCTGGTGACGCTGGATACCGTCCTGCTCGCAATGGCGATGGCGGCTCTGGGCGTGACCACTCACGTCAGCGCGCTGAAAAAAGCCGGTGCTAAACCGCTGCTAATGGCATTGATGTTATTCATATGGCTGATTATCGGCGGTGGCGCGATTAACCTCGCGGTTCACAGCCTGATGGCATAA
- the fruB gene encoding fused PTS fructose transporter subunit IIA/HPr protein: MFQLSVQDIHPGAQAGNKEEAIRLVAAALVQAGNVADGYVNGMLAREQQTSTFLGNGIAIPHGTTDTRDQVLKTGVQVYQFPQGVLWGEGQMAYVAIGIAASSDEHLGLLRQLTHVLSDDSVAEQLKSAPSAEALRALLMGEKQSEALKLDNETLTLDVAAADLVTLQALNAGRLKEAGAVDAAFVTSVINDKPLNLGQGIWLNDSAQGNLRSAIAVSRAANAFDVDGHPAAMLVTVAMTDDQPVAVLKRLGDLLLINKAEKLLNADAATVLALLTRDDALTDDVLSAEFVIRNEHGLHARPGTMLVNTIKQFESEITVTNLEGSGKPANGRSLMKVVALGVKKGHRLRFTAQGADAEQALKAIGEAITAGLGEGA; encoded by the coding sequence ATGTTCCAGTTATCTGTTCAGGATATCCACCCGGGCGCACAGGCCGGGAATAAAGAAGAGGCTATTCGTCTGGTTGCCGCCGCGCTGGTACAGGCGGGTAACGTGGCGGACGGCTACGTCAACGGCATGCTGGCGCGCGAGCAGCAAACCTCTACCTTCCTCGGTAACGGTATCGCCATTCCACACGGCACCACAGACACCCGCGACCAGGTGCTGAAAACCGGCGTTCAGGTTTACCAGTTCCCACAGGGCGTACTCTGGGGTGAGGGCCAGATGGCTTACGTGGCTATCGGCATAGCTGCCAGTAGCGATGAACACTTAGGCTTGCTGCGCCAACTGACCCACGTACTGAGTGATGACTCCGTTGCTGAACAGCTCAAATCCGCCCCTTCAGCTGAAGCGCTACGCGCCTTGCTGATGGGCGAAAAACAGAGTGAAGCGCTGAAACTGGATAATGAAACGCTGACGCTGGACGTTGCCGCAGCTGACCTGGTGACGCTGCAGGCGCTGAACGCCGGTCGTCTGAAAGAAGCCGGTGCAGTCGACGCTGCATTTGTGACCAGCGTTATTAACGATAAACCGTTGAATCTGGGTCAGGGGATCTGGCTGAACGACAGTGCGCAAGGCAATCTGCGCAGTGCGATTGCGGTGAGCCGTGCGGCAAACGCGTTTGACGTAGACGGCCATCCTGCCGCGATGCTGGTGACCGTGGCGATGACCGATGACCAACCGGTTGCCGTGCTAAAGCGTCTGGGCGATCTCCTGCTTATCAATAAAGCTGAAAAACTGCTGAACGCCGATGCCGCAACCGTGCTGGCATTGCTGACCCGTGATGATGCCCTGACCGACGATGTGCTGAGCGCTGAGTTCGTTATCCGTAACGAACACGGTTTGCACGCCCGTCCCGGCACCATGCTGGTGAACACCATCAAACAATTTGAAAGTGAGATAACCGTGACCAACCTGGAGGGTTCAGGCAAACCGGCCAACGGCCGTAGCCTGATGAAAGTGGTCGCGCTGGGGGTGAAAAAAGGCCACCGACTGCGTTTCACCGCGCAGGGCGCAGATGCTGAACAGGCGCTGAAAGCAATTGGCGAGGCCATTACTGCGGGACTGGGGGAGGGCGCATAA